One region of Halomonas huangheensis genomic DNA includes:
- the fabF gene encoding beta-ketoacyl-ACP synthase II: MSTRRVVVTGLGLVSPLGIGVEPTWPRLLNGTSGIRRLPEGMVNDLPVKIAGVVPDHMEDPQAGFDAGRIAPPKEQRKMDRFILFALAAADEAINLAGWYPTQAHEQERTATVIASGIGGFPAIAAAVRTTSTRGARRLSPFTVPSFLVNLAAGQVSIRHGYKGPIGAPVTACAASVQAIGDAARMIRDDEADVAICGGAEACIDEVSMGGFAAARALSTGFNDTPIRASRPFDNARDGFVMGEGAGVLVIEELEHALARGATPLAEIVGYGTTADSYHITSGPGDGSGAQRAMSNALAQARLNPSDIQHLNAHATSTPSGDKGELAAIKAVFGNGVAISATKSATGHLLGAAGGLEAILTILALRDQIAPPTLNLENPDPAAEGLDLIRGSARQLPMEHAITNGFGFGGVNASVIFRCWP; the protein is encoded by the coding sequence ATGTCTACACGTCGAGTCGTCGTAACCGGCCTTGGGCTGGTTTCTCCATTGGGTATCGGTGTAGAGCCCACCTGGCCCCGGCTCTTGAACGGAACCTCTGGAATCAGACGATTACCCGAGGGCATGGTGAATGACCTGCCGGTCAAGATCGCCGGCGTGGTCCCCGACCACATGGAAGATCCGCAAGCCGGATTCGATGCTGGCCGCATTGCCCCTCCTAAAGAACAGCGCAAGATGGATCGATTCATACTTTTTGCGCTGGCAGCAGCTGACGAGGCAATCAATCTGGCCGGATGGTACCCCACGCAAGCCCACGAGCAGGAGCGTACCGCAACGGTGATTGCGTCTGGAATTGGAGGATTTCCAGCAATTGCAGCGGCAGTACGCACAACCAGTACTCGTGGTGCCCGCCGCCTCTCCCCTTTCACCGTGCCTTCTTTCCTGGTCAATCTTGCTGCTGGCCAAGTCTCCATTCGGCATGGATACAAGGGACCCATCGGAGCCCCCGTAACCGCTTGCGCCGCCAGTGTCCAGGCGATTGGCGACGCAGCGCGAATGATCCGGGACGACGAGGCAGATGTGGCCATCTGTGGAGGAGCCGAAGCCTGCATTGACGAAGTGAGTATGGGTGGCTTCGCAGCAGCACGTGCCCTCTCCACCGGCTTCAATGACACTCCAATACGTGCCTCTCGCCCTTTCGACAACGCCCGAGATGGATTTGTCATGGGGGAAGGCGCGGGTGTATTGGTCATTGAAGAACTGGAACATGCACTTGCGCGTGGCGCGACGCCCCTCGCTGAAATCGTTGGTTACGGCACGACAGCCGATTCCTACCACATCACATCAGGCCCAGGCGATGGCAGCGGCGCCCAGCGTGCAATGTCAAACGCTCTAGCGCAGGCAAGGTTGAATCCTTCGGATATCCAACACCTCAACGCCCACGCCACCTCTACTCCGTCAGGAGACAAGGGGGAACTCGCAGCGATCAAGGCAGTGTTCGGTAACGGGGTGGCCATCAGTGCAACCAAATCAGCGACTGGCCATCTACTCGGTGCAGCCGGGGGCCTGGAGGCCATTCTGACGATTCTGGCGCTGCGCGACCAAATTGCGCCACCGACACTCAACCTGGAAAATCCGGATCCCGCTGCCGAGGGACTCGACCTGATTCGGGGATCAGCACGGCAACTGCCGATGGAGCACGCCATTACCAATGGCTTTGGCTTTGGTGGCGTCAATGCCAGTGTCATCTTTCGCTGCTGGCCATGA
- a CDS encoding GntR family transcriptional regulator translates to MLSAQQETAGEIAYRSIRSDIIGGHLAPRSRLRLEALKEHYSASVSTLRETLYRLSAEGLVCSEGQRGFEVAAVTQEEFQQLADLRELLESHALRGSFLKGDLEWEGRVVGAYHKLETMERLMILGDSSRSAEWKHYDREFHHTLVSACGSTELLQAYSAIFDRYQRYQIVAVIFRGEAAAEEHRLLLDAALGRDADHATAVLHQHISACVAHTLETGQLASTELSSIELSSSRTHGMPGKSEALTSVGEAAWHRIRADIIAGKLIPGRKLKLSSLRDDYGTSVATLREVLNRLASEGFVVAEGQRGFEVAPISEQNVCELADLRLLVEGRALEDSLKKGDVDWEARVVAAHHKLATIDADKASSDPQLAERWKQYDGQFHQALISACGSEALMHLHNAVFDKYLRYQLNAVSSRGRVVADEHRMLCDCALRRDARGARDILQQHLRGATEHALATGTIAAQEVFRLEPP, encoded by the coding sequence TTGCTGTCAGCACAACAGGAAACGGCGGGGGAAATCGCGTACCGGTCCATTCGCAGCGATATCATCGGCGGGCACCTGGCACCGCGTTCCCGGCTGCGCCTGGAAGCGCTGAAAGAGCACTACTCAGCTAGCGTCAGCACTTTGCGTGAGACTCTCTATCGTCTGTCTGCCGAAGGCCTGGTCTGTTCCGAAGGCCAGCGCGGTTTCGAGGTTGCCGCCGTCACTCAGGAGGAGTTTCAGCAACTCGCCGACCTTCGCGAATTGCTGGAGAGTCATGCCCTGCGCGGGTCATTCCTCAAGGGCGACCTGGAGTGGGAGGGGCGAGTGGTCGGCGCTTACCACAAGCTCGAGACCATGGAGCGCCTGATGATACTGGGAGATAGCAGCCGTAGCGCCGAGTGGAAGCACTATGACCGCGAATTCCATCATACCCTCGTTTCCGCGTGCGGCTCGACGGAACTGCTCCAGGCCTATAGTGCGATCTTCGATCGTTACCAGCGTTACCAGATTGTCGCCGTCATCTTCCGCGGCGAAGCTGCCGCCGAGGAACACCGCTTGCTGCTGGACGCAGCCCTGGGACGCGATGCGGACCACGCGACTGCCGTATTGCACCAACATATATCGGCCTGTGTGGCACACACGCTGGAAACTGGGCAACTGGCCTCTACCGAACTCTCCTCTATCGAGCTCTCCTCTTCCCGAACGCACGGAATGCCAGGCAAATCAGAGGCATTGACTTCGGTAGGTGAGGCGGCATGGCACCGCATACGTGCCGACATCATCGCCGGGAAGCTGATTCCCGGAAGGAAATTGAAGCTGAGCAGCCTGCGTGACGACTACGGCACCAGCGTGGCCACACTGCGTGAAGTACTCAACCGGCTCGCGTCGGAAGGGTTCGTCGTCGCCGAGGGGCAACGTGGTTTCGAAGTCGCACCGATATCGGAACAGAATGTTTGTGAGTTGGCTGATCTGCGGCTTCTCGTGGAGGGCCGGGCGTTGGAGGACTCCCTGAAAAAAGGAGACGTGGACTGGGAGGCGAGAGTGGTGGCCGCTCACCACAAACTCGCCACCATCGATGCAGACAAGGCCAGTAGTGACCCTCAGCTCGCCGAGCGCTGGAAGCAATATGATGGGCAGTTTCACCAGGCACTGATTTCGGCTTGCGGTTCCGAGGCGCTGATGCACTTGCACAATGCCGTCTTCGACAAGTACCTGCGTTACCAACTCAATGCCGTGTCCAGCCGGGGACGTGTCGTCGCCGATGAGCACCGGATGCTGTGCGACTGTGCTTTACGACGGGATGCCCGAGGCGCACGGGATATCCTGCAACAGCACCTCAGGGGCGCAACGGAGCACGCTCTGGCGACCGGAACTATCGCCGCCCAAGAGGTCTTTCGTCTGGAACCACCTTGA
- the dctP gene encoding TRAP transporter substrate-binding protein DctP: MPITAKCRSILAIGAMMVAATAVAQDNPTLRFSAVFSDQDIRAEMMQRFEEAIADDFDMELHYGGTLFRQGSELVALQRGNLEMSNVAPQDIANQIPAWSLLTSAYLFRDAEHLLTFFHSEAGEEMKSMAEEQLDVHILGPTFFGTRHVGLVDDKRIETPEDMSGIRLRMPPGESWQFLGESLGANPTAMAYAEVYTGLQTGAIDGQDNPLPNVQNMRFYEVMDQIALTSHLVAFDLLMVSSSVWNDMSPEQQQEFQAAADEAIAWSTAEHERNEHELADFFREEGLDLYTPDVDAFRAYAQQKYLESSLSDAWPKGMLERINNL; this comes from the coding sequence ATGCCCATTACCGCCAAATGTCGGAGCATTCTCGCCATCGGTGCCATGATGGTCGCGGCAACGGCAGTCGCGCAGGACAACCCCACGTTACGCTTCTCGGCAGTGTTCTCGGATCAGGATATCCGCGCCGAGATGATGCAGCGCTTCGAAGAGGCCATCGCCGACGACTTCGACATGGAGTTGCATTACGGTGGCACACTCTTCAGACAAGGCTCAGAATTGGTCGCACTCCAACGCGGCAACCTGGAAATGAGTAATGTCGCACCCCAGGATATCGCTAACCAGATCCCGGCCTGGTCTCTTCTTACATCAGCCTATCTCTTTCGTGATGCCGAGCACCTGCTGACTTTCTTCCACAGCGAAGCTGGCGAGGAAATGAAGTCCATGGCAGAGGAACAGCTTGACGTCCATATTCTTGGCCCGACCTTCTTCGGCACTCGCCATGTGGGTCTGGTCGACGATAAGCGCATCGAAACCCCCGAAGACATGTCCGGTATCCGGCTTCGCATGCCGCCGGGCGAATCGTGGCAATTCCTGGGCGAGTCGCTCGGTGCCAATCCAACCGCCATGGCCTATGCCGAGGTTTATACCGGTTTGCAAACTGGCGCCATCGACGGTCAGGACAATCCACTGCCCAACGTCCAGAACATGCGTTTCTATGAAGTGATGGACCAGATTGCGTTGACGTCGCATCTCGTAGCGTTCGATCTGCTGATGGTTTCCTCCAGCGTCTGGAATGATATGTCGCCGGAGCAGCAGCAGGAATTCCAGGCTGCTGCAGACGAAGCGATCGCCTGGAGTACAGCGGAACATGAGCGCAACGAGCATGAACTGGCCGATTTCTTCCGCGAAGAAGGGCTCGACCTTTACACACCGGATGTAGATGCCTTCCGCGCATATGCACAGCAGAAGTATCTTGAGTCATCACTCTCCGATGCATGGCCGAAAGGTATGCTTGAACGCATCAACAACCTTTAA
- a CDS encoding TRAP transporter small permease produces the protein MRQKILRFATRLRHGADAIAAIMLAVMFISFLVTVLFRYVFNLPAGWASELSTVMWIWLVLFGAAFTLRERDEIRFDILYSNVRPSIRRVMAMIFSIGIVSLFLISLPAVYDYVTFMKVQDTSYLHIRFDWLYSIYVIFCVAIIIRYVWIGIRAALGHDPMARSDIIKEEERRG, from the coding sequence ATGCGCCAGAAGATTCTCCGTTTCGCAACCAGGCTGCGTCATGGTGCTGACGCCATTGCGGCTATCATGCTTGCGGTCATGTTCATCTCATTCCTTGTCACAGTATTATTCCGCTACGTTTTCAACTTGCCGGCAGGTTGGGCCTCGGAACTCAGCACTGTCATGTGGATCTGGCTGGTGTTGTTTGGTGCCGCGTTCACTCTGAGAGAGCGTGACGAAATTCGCTTCGACATCTTGTACAGCAATGTTCGCCCTTCCATTCGCCGTGTGATGGCGATGATCTTTTCTATAGGAATCGTCAGCCTTTTTCTGATTTCTCTTCCCGCAGTTTATGACTATGTAACCTTCATGAAAGTGCAGGACACGTCCTATCTCCACATTAGATTTGACTGGCTGTATTCAATTTACGTGATCTTCTGCGTAGCCATCATCATTCGTTACGTCTGGATTGGTATTCGTGCCGCACTGGGGCACGACCCAATGGCTAGAAGCGACATCATTAAAGAAGAAGAACGGAGAGGTTAA
- a CDS encoding TRAP transporter large permease has protein sequence MDPFMLTLLVIIALAVLGLPIGLSMISGSVVYLFMNGMDMGLVAEQLLNSMFTGYVILAVPLFILAAELMNIGSMTNRLLHFCNALVGRFRGGLAYVNIVQSIIFSGMSGSAFADAAGTGRIIANMMTQDGRYTRSFAAALTASAAVIGPIIPPSIPMVLYALVSNASIGYLFLGGIIPGLLMGGMLMAVVMITARRRKFPVEAPTPVRQLPGITARAFPALMLPVVLLGGIYSGAMTPTEAAAVAAAYAFLIAVLLYRNISARQVFGSLVSSARSSVAIGMLIAGALVFNYVVTSENIPQSLRLFLTDYDLTVLQFLLMVNIVLLLLGCLLEGTAIILIIVPVFIPTANALGVDLIHFGVIAVVNIMIGLVTPPYGLLIFIMQSITRAPLRNLFFDLIPFIAALLLSLAIITLFPELVLWLPRKFGYDG, from the coding sequence ATGGATCCATTCATGCTTACACTGCTGGTCATCATCGCCCTGGCAGTTCTGGGGTTGCCGATCGGGCTATCGATGATCTCCGGTTCCGTCGTTTATCTCTTCATGAACGGAATGGACATGGGGCTAGTGGCCGAACAGTTGCTGAACAGCATGTTCACAGGTTATGTAATTCTCGCAGTGCCACTGTTCATTCTTGCCGCAGAACTGATGAATATTGGCTCGATGACCAATCGCTTGCTGCATTTCTGTAATGCACTGGTCGGACGCTTCCGTGGCGGTCTTGCCTACGTGAACATCGTGCAATCCATCATTTTCTCGGGTATGTCCGGGTCTGCTTTCGCCGACGCAGCGGGTACGGGCCGGATCATCGCCAACATGATGACTCAGGACGGACGCTACACCCGCAGCTTCGCCGCCGCGCTTACCGCTAGTGCTGCCGTTATCGGGCCGATCATTCCGCCGTCGATTCCGATGGTGCTTTATGCTCTGGTTTCCAATGCGTCTATTGGATATCTGTTTCTCGGCGGTATTATTCCCGGGTTGTTGATGGGGGGAATGCTGATGGCCGTGGTGATGATCACGGCGCGACGCAGGAAGTTTCCAGTGGAGGCACCTACACCAGTCCGACAGCTACCAGGCATTACCGCTCGTGCTTTCCCTGCATTGATGCTGCCGGTGGTGCTACTGGGAGGGATCTACAGCGGAGCGATGACCCCCACCGAAGCAGCCGCCGTCGCCGCGGCCTATGCTTTTCTGATTGCAGTGCTTCTGTATCGCAACATCAGTGCAAGACAGGTATTCGGTTCACTTGTCAGCAGCGCCCGCTCTTCTGTCGCCATTGGCATGTTGATCGCAGGTGCATTGGTCTTCAATTATGTCGTAACGTCGGAAAATATTCCTCAGTCACTACGCCTATTTTTGACCGATTATGACCTTACGGTGCTGCAGTTCTTGTTAATGGTCAATATCGTGCTGCTGCTGTTGGGCTGTTTGTTGGAAGGGACAGCCATCATATTGATCATCGTGCCAGTATTCATTCCCACTGCAAATGCACTTGGCGTAGATCTGATACATTTCGGCGTGATAGCGGTGGTAAACATAATGATCGGCTTGGTGACGCCACCTTACGGGTTATTGATCTTCATTATGCAGAGCATCACCCGCGCCCCGTTACGCAACCTGTTCTTCGATCTTATCCCGTTTATTGCCGCACTACTTCTGTCTTTGGCGATCATTACACTTTTCCCCGAGCTCGTCCTCTGGCTACCGCGAAAGTTTGGCTATGATGGCTGA
- a CDS encoding type II 3-dehydroquinate dehydratase, with protein sequence MSKPIHVINGPNLNRLGLREPEIYGYTTLAEVESICRDSCGEFELVFRQSNSEAELIEWIHEAIDNSSGILINPAAFTFTSMAIMDALKMYPFPIIEFHISNIHKREPMYHNSLISPIATAVMAGTGAPGYGYAVRLLRDMITDRA encoded by the coding sequence ATGTCTAAACCAATTCATGTTATCAACGGACCGAATCTCAATCGCCTCGGCCTGAGAGAGCCGGAAATCTATGGCTACACGACATTAGCCGAAGTGGAATCCATTTGCCGGGATTCCTGCGGAGAGTTTGAACTTGTCTTTCGCCAGTCAAATTCCGAGGCTGAACTGATTGAGTGGATTCATGAAGCAATCGACAATTCGAGTGGCATATTGATCAACCCAGCGGCCTTCACCTTCACCTCCATGGCAATCATGGATGCGCTGAAGATGTATCCTTTTCCAATCATTGAATTTCACATTTCCAATATCCATAAGCGAGAACCGATGTATCACAACTCGCTGATTTCGCCAATCGCAACGGCGGTTATGGCGGGGACTGGCGCACCAGGCTATGGCTATGCGGTGCGGCTATTACGCGACATGATCACCGATCGCGCCTAG
- a CDS encoding membrane-bound PQQ-dependent dehydrogenase, glucose/quinate/shikimate family has translation MKGTDRNSVSAPIKVLLIVVGLIFAAVGLGLLVGGAMLISRGGSWYYLLMGLALLISGVQVARGRPSGTAIYTLAFLATVVWAFWEAGLDFWALHARIFTFLCAFFLLMLLHPLILRRAGRQPAAALNMSVAGVALLAMVGMVWGMFLPHGHLIAESPTGQSPVADAATSNWANYGGDTNATRFAALDQITRDNVQDLEVAWTFQTGDTPQSPGGGGAEDQGTPLMVDDTLYFCTPHNTVVALDSASGEEKWRKEFPSDTSTWVRCRGLAYFDAASAVEQPTVPGSTQVPPVVLSEGSACQRRIYMNTIDAVLVAIDADSGELCSDFGDAGRVDLKTGLGNADVPLYSLTSPPTIAGTTVVVGGRVADNVAIDMPGGVIRGFDAITGEMRWAFDPGNPQDRNAPVTDQTFVRSTPNVWAPMTYDPASNTVYMGVGNAAIDLWGAERSELDETYGGTLLALDASTGNEKWHYQTVRHDLWDYDVPMQPTLIDFPDGNGNSVPALVFGTKVGQLFVLDRLTGEPLTEVEEHEVQPATIPNEPYATHQPVSVGMPQIGAQRLTEKDMWGGTPFDQLMCRYIFRGYRYDGLFTAPDTDYSLSFPGSLGGLNWGGVSYDPTSQTMFINDMRLGLWVHMEPQAENAAASDGSEAVNAGMGAVPLKGTPYSVLKDRFLSPLGIPCQEPPFGTLTAVNMQTRSVDWEAPLGTVQDTVLFGMKTHLPIPIGMPTIGGSLATQGGLVFFAATQDYWLRAFDSATGEEVWKARLPVGSQGTPISYVSPETGKQYVVISAGGARQSPDRGDYLIAYALPEAE, from the coding sequence ATGAAGGGCACCGACCGCAATTCGGTTTCAGCACCCATCAAAGTGCTGTTGATCGTTGTAGGTTTGATTTTCGCTGCTGTAGGGCTGGGGCTGCTGGTCGGTGGGGCGATGCTGATCTCCCGTGGTGGCAGCTGGTACTATTTGCTCATGGGTCTGGCGCTGCTGATCTCGGGCGTTCAGGTGGCGCGCGGCAGGCCTTCGGGTACGGCAATCTATACTCTGGCATTTCTGGCCACCGTGGTATGGGCCTTCTGGGAAGCAGGGCTCGACTTCTGGGCTCTACACGCGCGAATATTCACGTTCCTGTGTGCCTTCTTCCTGTTGATGCTGCTGCATCCGCTGATTCTCAGGCGAGCTGGTCGTCAACCAGCGGCTGCGCTCAATATGAGTGTCGCAGGTGTTGCACTGCTGGCCATGGTCGGGATGGTCTGGGGAATGTTTCTGCCTCATGGGCACCTGATTGCCGAGTCCCCAACCGGTCAGTCTCCCGTTGCCGATGCAGCGACGTCCAACTGGGCGAATTATGGCGGTGATACCAACGCCACGCGCTTTGCAGCACTGGACCAGATTACCCGCGACAATGTTCAGGATCTTGAAGTTGCCTGGACATTCCAAACTGGTGATACACCACAAAGTCCAGGAGGCGGTGGGGCCGAAGACCAGGGCACCCCTCTGATGGTGGATGACACACTCTACTTCTGCACTCCACATAACACTGTCGTTGCTCTCGACAGTGCCTCCGGTGAAGAAAAGTGGCGTAAAGAATTTCCTTCCGATACGAGCACCTGGGTTCGTTGCCGTGGACTGGCGTATTTCGATGCGGCCAGCGCGGTTGAACAGCCGACCGTGCCCGGCAGCACTCAAGTACCACCGGTGGTGTTGAGTGAAGGTTCTGCCTGCCAACGTCGCATCTACATGAATACGATCGATGCCGTGCTGGTGGCCATCGATGCTGATAGTGGAGAGCTCTGCAGTGACTTTGGCGATGCAGGACGTGTCGATCTGAAGACTGGTCTCGGTAATGCAGACGTTCCCCTCTACTCGCTGACATCGCCGCCCACCATTGCCGGAACGACGGTGGTAGTAGGGGGGCGCGTAGCGGATAACGTGGCAATTGACATGCCAGGTGGGGTCATTCGCGGCTTTGATGCCATTACGGGCGAAATGCGCTGGGCTTTTGATCCCGGCAACCCTCAGGATCGCAACGCGCCTGTTACGGACCAGACTTTTGTGCGCTCGACCCCCAATGTCTGGGCGCCGATGACCTACGACCCCGCATCGAATACAGTCTACATGGGGGTCGGTAACGCTGCGATTGATCTCTGGGGAGCAGAACGTTCCGAGTTGGATGAAACCTACGGCGGCACGCTGCTTGCCCTGGATGCCTCAACCGGCAACGAGAAGTGGCACTATCAGACAGTGCGCCATGATCTCTGGGACTATGACGTGCCAATGCAGCCCACATTGATTGATTTCCCTGATGGCAATGGCAATTCCGTACCGGCACTGGTCTTTGGCACCAAGGTTGGTCAGCTTTTCGTGCTCGATCGGCTCACCGGAGAGCCTCTGACGGAAGTTGAGGAGCATGAAGTTCAGCCCGCCACGATCCCGAATGAGCCCTATGCGACTCATCAGCCGGTATCAGTCGGTATGCCTCAGATCGGTGCTCAGCGGCTGACGGAAAAGGACATGTGGGGCGGTACTCCGTTCGATCAGTTGATGTGCCGCTATATCTTCCGTGGCTATCGCTATGACGGCCTGTTCACCGCACCAGACACGGATTACTCACTGAGCTTCCCTGGGTCGTTGGGTGGCTTGAACTGGGGTGGTGTCTCATACGATCCAACGTCACAGACAATGTTCATCAACGACATGCGTCTCGGGCTTTGGGTCCATATGGAGCCACAAGCCGAAAACGCCGCTGCGTCTGATGGATCCGAAGCTGTCAATGCTGGCATGGGAGCGGTTCCGCTCAAGGGCACACCTTATTCGGTGCTGAAGGATCGTTTCCTGTCTCCGCTTGGTATTCCCTGTCAGGAGCCTCCCTTCGGCACCCTCACCGCTGTCAATATGCAGACTCGTAGTGTCGACTGGGAGGCACCACTCGGTACCGTTCAGGACACGGTGCTGTTTGGTATGAAGACACACCTGCCGATACCGATCGGTATGCCTACCATTGGTGGGTCACTTGCCACCCAGGGAGGTCTGGTGTTCTTTGCTGCAACTCAGGACTATTGGCTGCGTGCCTTTGACAGTGCCACTGGAGAAGAAGTCTGGAAGGCCCGTTTGCCCGTGGGCTCACAAGGTACTCCAATCTCTTATGTGTCGCCGGAAACCGGCAAGCAGTATGTAGTGATTTCAGCCGGTGGTGCACGCCAGTCCCCTGATCGTGGTGACTACTTGATTGCCTACGCTTTGCCTGAAGCCGAGTAG
- a CDS encoding 2-hydroxychromene-2-carboxylate isomerase gives MTQSIDVYFDVGSPASYLAWTQLPALAERNKAELNWKPMLLGGVFKATDNQSPGANPAKGRYMQTDLKRFADEYGVGFHFNPHFPVDTLMLMRGAVAHLDDPRFQDYLSAVFSALWVEQRNMNDPKVIAEVLKQAGFDTEAVLARCQESSVRDRLKTITEEAVARGSFGAPTFFVEEEMFFGQDRLWQVERALRNQG, from the coding sequence ATGACACAGAGCATTGATGTTTATTTTGACGTAGGCAGTCCCGCCAGCTATCTGGCCTGGACCCAACTCCCCGCCCTTGCCGAACGCAATAAGGCAGAACTGAACTGGAAACCCATGCTGCTCGGCGGCGTCTTCAAGGCCACCGACAACCAGTCCCCGGGTGCCAATCCGGCAAAGGGCCGGTATATGCAGACGGACCTGAAGCGGTTCGCAGATGAGTACGGAGTTGGATTCCACTTCAACCCCCACTTCCCCGTCGACACGCTGATGCTTATGCGGGGCGCGGTTGCACACCTGGATGATCCCAGGTTCCAGGATTATCTGAGCGCAGTCTTTTCCGCTCTCTGGGTTGAACAGAGGAATATGAACGACCCCAAGGTGATTGCGGAAGTCCTGAAGCAGGCGGGCTTTGATACGGAAGCCGTGCTAGCTAGGTGCCAGGAGTCATCGGTGAGAGATAGGCTCAAAACCATCACCGAAGAGGCAGTGGCACGCGGTTCATTCGGCGCGCCGACTTTCTTTGTCGAGGAGGAGATGTTCTTCGGTCAAGATCGGCTCTGGCAGGTGGAACGGGCTCTCCGGAACCAAGGGTAG
- a CDS encoding SDR family oxidoreductase gives MPTSNHNPKVAVVVGAGDATGGAIAIRFAREGMAVVATRRRKEALEPLVNEIRSEGGIIHPFGCDARKEQEMTELFEHIEQAIGEIHLVIFNIGANVSFSITDTTERVYRKVWEMAALAGFLTGREAAKAMLPREQGTIIFTGATASVRGNSGFAAFSGAKFALRATAQSMARELGPRGIHVAHSLIDGAIDTDFIRENFPDKYALKSQDGILNPDHIAGQYWQLHCQPRDCWTHELDLRPWMETF, from the coding sequence ATGCCCACCTCCAATCACAACCCCAAGGTTGCCGTCGTCGTTGGTGCTGGTGACGCCACTGGCGGCGCCATTGCCATACGTTTCGCCCGGGAAGGCATGGCGGTGGTTGCCACTCGCCGCCGCAAAGAAGCCTTGGAACCGCTTGTGAATGAGATCCGGTCCGAAGGCGGTATCATTCATCCCTTCGGGTGTGATGCCCGCAAGGAACAGGAGATGACGGAACTGTTCGAGCATATCGAACAGGCCATCGGTGAGATCCATCTCGTGATTTTCAACATTGGCGCCAACGTCTCGTTCTCCATCACAGACACCACTGAAAGGGTCTACCGCAAGGTCTGGGAAATGGCCGCCCTTGCCGGTTTTCTCACCGGACGCGAAGCCGCCAAAGCCATGCTCCCTCGTGAGCAGGGCACCATTATCTTCACTGGCGCTACCGCCTCCGTTCGCGGCAACAGCGGCTTCGCCGCGTTCTCCGGTGCCAAGTTCGCGTTACGGGCCACTGCCCAGAGCATGGCGCGTGAACTCGGCCCCAGGGGAATCCATGTTGCGCATTCGCTCATCGACGGCGCCATCGACACGGATTTCATCCGTGAAAATTTCCCCGACAAGTACGCCCTCAAAAGCCAGGACGGCATCCTCAACCCGGACCATATTGCCGGCCAGTACTGGCAACTCCACTGCCAGCCCAGGGACTGTTGGACCCATGAACTGGACCTGCGCCCCTGGATGGAAACCTTCTGA
- a CDS encoding winged helix-turn-helix transcriptional regulator, whose product MRWEELDQQPCSLARTLAVIGDRWTLLVLRECFLGVRRFEMFEQRLGITRHILTDRLKKLVHHDVLYKSPYQEKPVREEYRLTEKGLDLHPVILSLVRWGDTYMADERGAPVVHIHKSCGEVMHPVTVCSECGEPIGARDVRVQTGDAWANQAGQDPLPNANPAD is encoded by the coding sequence ATGCGCTGGGAAGAACTGGACCAGCAGCCGTGCTCACTGGCCCGTACACTCGCCGTGATTGGCGACCGGTGGACGCTATTGGTATTACGCGAGTGCTTTCTGGGAGTGAGGCGTTTCGAGATGTTTGAGCAACGCCTGGGCATTACCCGTCATATTCTTACGGACCGTCTGAAGAAGCTGGTGCACCATGATGTGTTGTATAAAAGCCCCTACCAGGAAAAGCCGGTGCGCGAGGAGTACCGGTTAACCGAGAAAGGGCTGGACCTGCACCCGGTGATCCTGTCGCTGGTTCGGTGGGGCGATACCTACATGGCGGATGAACGGGGTGCGCCTGTCGTGCACATTCACAAGAGCTGCGGTGAGGTTATGCACCCAGTAACAGTTTGTTCCGAATGCGGAGAGCCGATCGGGGCGCGGGATGTCCGAGTTCAAACGGGAGATGCCTGGGCAAACCAAGCCGGGCAAGACCCTCTTCCCAATGCAAATCCGGCTGACTGA